A stretch of Myxococcus hansupus DNA encodes these proteins:
- a CDS encoding GGDEF domain-containing response regulator yields MAGPILVVDDDLFFRQLASDLLSRHGHRVVVVENATLALEEAARTPFDLVITDVVMPGVDGFALTARLRERDPDQEVILVSQRTDLRGSEMALRSGAADCLTKPVEAHDMLLAVDRALERASLRRERTQLRDENLEFARFHNLHQRCLELLSHPDLEWLQERLTSELAAICDAQSAALWVTDDRGDLVLRAYRGLLDRQFLAEKMSPEGPLAGRLREAQPWSARDERSAVMYVPLVASGEVVGLAQLSDPLSGDFRPEHVRDARVLADFAAVGLKNGRKMLALQRLGLRDRETAAYNLSYFTDYASKEIYKARRYGRTFSLLTFSIDNLPLVRVRQGAADAKKAVRGIIKALSKIIRDSDVIAKASDQEFYLLLPETDFFGALMFVRRAVAAVREEPEAMEVEQRLPLMLVGGASTFPKDGEDFDELVHRCRRRMDERRASLQRRLMLDGLPFWDEVDLLLGTPNSPRLPVDERSEPSRRGKVSDVLFDELQAEIAREMMRDPGSRGLLYVGGPEIRTDLPIAAGLESAPPDLSSRIYLLGRRVDLESHPALTPVFLEGDDRITRHEFILWLSENAAYALIQRRGHGATWGFHTSDTAVVDGLISKLQAEYDLQPY; encoded by the coding sequence GTGGCCGGACCCATCCTCGTCGTCGACGACGACCTGTTCTTCCGTCAGCTCGCCAGCGACCTGCTCTCGCGTCATGGGCATCGCGTGGTCGTGGTGGAGAACGCAACGCTCGCGCTCGAAGAGGCGGCCCGTACGCCGTTCGACCTGGTCATCACCGACGTGGTGATGCCGGGGGTGGACGGCTTCGCTCTCACCGCCCGCCTGCGTGAGCGGGACCCGGACCAGGAGGTCATTCTCGTCAGCCAGCGCACCGACCTTCGAGGCTCGGAGATGGCGCTGCGCTCGGGCGCGGCGGACTGCCTCACCAAGCCGGTGGAGGCCCACGACATGCTGCTCGCGGTGGACCGCGCGTTGGAGCGCGCGTCCCTTCGCCGGGAGCGCACGCAGCTTCGCGACGAGAACCTCGAGTTCGCCCGCTTCCACAACCTGCACCAGCGCTGCCTGGAGCTGCTGTCTCATCCCGACCTGGAATGGCTCCAGGAGCGCCTCACCTCCGAGCTGGCGGCCATCTGCGACGCGCAGAGCGCCGCGTTGTGGGTGACGGACGACCGGGGAGATTTGGTGCTGCGCGCCTACCGGGGCCTGCTCGACCGGCAGTTCCTGGCGGAGAAGATGAGCCCGGAGGGGCCGCTCGCCGGACGCCTGCGTGAGGCGCAGCCCTGGTCGGCCCGCGACGAGCGCTCGGCGGTGATGTACGTGCCGCTGGTGGCGTCGGGGGAGGTCGTTGGTCTGGCGCAGCTCTCCGACCCGCTGAGCGGCGACTTCCGTCCCGAGCACGTCCGCGATGCGCGCGTGCTGGCGGACTTCGCCGCGGTGGGCCTGAAGAACGGCCGGAAGATGCTGGCGCTCCAGCGCCTGGGCCTGCGGGACCGCGAGACGGCGGCGTACAACCTCAGCTACTTCACCGACTACGCGTCCAAGGAGATCTACAAGGCGCGGCGGTACGGCCGGACCTTCTCGCTGCTGACCTTCTCCATCGACAACCTGCCGCTGGTGCGCGTGCGCCAGGGTGCGGCGGACGCGAAGAAGGCGGTGCGCGGCATCATCAAGGCGCTCAGCAAAATCATCCGCGACTCGGACGTCATCGCGAAGGCGAGCGACCAGGAGTTCTACCTCCTGCTGCCGGAGACGGACTTCTTCGGCGCGCTGATGTTCGTGCGCCGCGCCGTGGCCGCCGTCCGCGAGGAGCCCGAGGCCATGGAGGTGGAGCAGCGGCTGCCCCTGATGTTGGTGGGCGGCGCCAGCACCTTCCCCAAGGACGGCGAGGACTTCGACGAGCTGGTGCACCGTTGCCGCCGCCGCATGGACGAGCGCCGCGCGTCGCTCCAGCGCCGGTTGATGCTGGACGGGCTGCCCTTCTGGGACGAGGTGGACCTGCTGCTCGGCACGCCCAACAGCCCCCGGCTGCCGGTGGACGAGCGCTCCGAGCCCAGCCGCCGGGGCAAGGTGTCCGACGTCCTCTTCGACGAACTCCAGGCGGAGATTGCCCGGGAGATGATGCGAGACCCGGGCTCGCGAGGGCTGCTCTACGTGGGCGGGCCGGAGATTCGCACGGACCTGCCCATCGCCGCGGGGCTGGAGTCCGCGCCGCCTGACTTGTCGTCGCGCATCTACCTGCTGGGCCGCCGGGTGGACCTGGAGTCGCACCCCGCGCTGACCCCGGTGTTCCTGGAGGGCGACGACCGCATCACGCGGCACGAGTTCATCCTCTGGCTCTCCGAGAACGCGGCGTACGCGCTCATCCAGCGGCGGGGCCACGGCGCGACGTGGGGCTTCCACACCTCGGACACCGCGGTGGTGGACGGGCTCATCTCCAAG